One window from the genome of Echinicola vietnamensis DSM 17526 encodes:
- a CDS encoding DUF2721 domain-containing protein: MELELSTPALLFSAITLLMLAYTNRFLAMASLIRGLNERYRERPDDMQLLGQLKNLRIRMIMIKYMQIFGVISFLICVVCMFLIYKKFDTAANITFMMSMVALLVSLGISLWEINLSTKALSIELSGMEEVLKKSKSGALGLKFKDSDTSTSKS, from the coding sequence ATGGAACTTGAACTTTCGACACCGGCTTTGTTGTTTTCGGCCATCACACTACTGATGTTGGCCTATACCAATCGTTTTTTGGCCATGGCCAGCTTGATTCGGGGGCTGAATGAGCGGTACCGTGAAAGACCCGATGACATGCAATTGCTCGGGCAGCTTAAAAATCTCCGCATCCGCATGATCATGATCAAGTACATGCAGATTTTTGGGGTGATCAGCTTTTTGATTTGCGTGGTCTGTATGTTTTTGATCTACAAAAAATTCGACACTGCGGCCAATATTACCTTTATGATGAGCATGGTGGCGCTATTGGTTTCATTGGGGATTTCACTTTGGGAAATAAATTTGTCCACCAAGGCTTTGAGTATTGAGCTAAGTGGGATGGAAGAAGTGTTGAAAAAATCAAAAAGTGGGGCGCTCGGCCTGAAATTTAAAGACTCCGATACATCAACCTCTAAATCATAA
- a CDS encoding threonine aldolase family protein: MTIDLRSDTVTKPTEGMLAAMWSAEVGDDVLGEDPTVRALEIRLAAMFGMEAGMFCPSGTMSNQIAIKLHAGQHKEVICHKDSHIYLYEGGGIMANAMTSVRLLEGHYGKVSPEAVEAAIQPDDVHAPMTTLVSLENTMNKGGGSVYRLEEVTAIQEVCQAHQLKLHLDGARIFNALVASGEKAADWGNVFDTISVCLSKGLGCPMGSVLIGDKATIHQARRIRKAMGGGMRQVGFVAAAGIYAMEHHIGRLGEDHRRARQVADILREHPHVEEVFPVETNIVIVRLRDISPKEMLSKLNDKGIKAVQFGQDMVRFVTHLDITDDHLQAMEKRLK, encoded by the coding sequence ATGACCATAGACCTTAGAAGTGATACGGTAACCAAGCCTACCGAGGGAATGTTGGCGGCCATGTGGTCGGCAGAAGTAGGGGATGACGTCCTTGGAGAGGATCCTACCGTTAGGGCCTTGGAAATTCGCCTGGCGGCCATGTTTGGAATGGAGGCCGGGATGTTTTGTCCGTCGGGCACCATGTCCAATCAAATTGCCATAAAGCTGCATGCTGGCCAACACAAAGAAGTGATCTGCCACAAAGATTCCCATATTTACCTTTACGAGGGAGGTGGTATCATGGCCAATGCCATGACTTCAGTGCGCCTTCTGGAAGGGCATTATGGAAAGGTATCCCCGGAAGCCGTGGAAGCGGCAATCCAGCCGGACGATGTACATGCGCCCATGACCACCTTGGTTTCCCTGGAAAACACCATGAACAAAGGAGGTGGAAGTGTCTATCGTTTGGAGGAAGTGACCGCGATCCAGGAGGTTTGCCAAGCACATCAGTTGAAACTCCATTTGGATGGGGCACGAATTTTTAATGCATTGGTGGCCAGTGGTGAAAAAGCGGCGGATTGGGGAAATGTTTTTGATACAATTTCTGTTTGCCTGAGCAAGGGACTGGGCTGTCCCATGGGATCTGTACTGATCGGCGACAAAGCCACCATTCATCAGGCCAGAAGGATCCGAAAGGCCATGGGAGGCGGTATGAGGCAGGTCGGTTTTGTGGCTGCTGCCGGGATCTACGCCATGGAGCATCATATTGGCCGGTTGGGAGAAGATCATCGGCGGGCGCGGCAAGTGGCCGATATCCTCAGGGAACATCCGCACGTGGAAGAAGTCTTTCCGGTAGAAACCAATATTGTCATCGTCAGGTTAAGGGATATCAGCCCAAAAGAGATGTTGTCAAAACTGAATGATAAAGGAATCAAGGCGGTGCAGTTTGGGCAGGACATGGTCCGGTTTGTTACCCATTTGGATATTACCGATGACCATTTGCAGGCCATGGAAAAGCGATTGAAGTAA
- a CDS encoding replication-associated recombination protein A, whose product MSQEPLAERMRPAKLEELIGQEHLSKEGTFLHRAIRSGTVPSLILWGPPGVGKTTIANIIANEVKAPFYTLSAISSGVKDIRQVIEKARFQQGVVLFIDEIHRFNKSQQDALLGAVEKGHIRLIGATTENPSFEVNAALLSRCQVFTLNHLEKESLEAMVHQAMEKDPLIKSKPIELKETEALLRLSGGDGRKLLNLFEIVVNAIPDDPIVITNDKVTEIAQQKVAMYDKSGEQHYDIISAFIKSIRGSDPNAAVYWLARMIEGGEDVKFIARRLVILASEDIGNANPNALLLATQCFDAVKIIGYPEARIILSQCVTYLASSAKSNASYVAINEAQAIVRQEGDLPVPIHLRNAPTKLMKDLNYGKGYKYAHDYPGSFVEEEFMPDKLKGKKLYEPGANARENDLRKNLQRLWGKKYGY is encoded by the coding sequence ATGAGTCAAGAGCCATTAGCAGAGCGCATGAGGCCGGCAAAGTTGGAAGAACTGATCGGTCAGGAACATTTGAGCAAGGAAGGGACATTTCTCCACCGGGCGATCCGGTCAGGAACAGTGCCTTCCCTGATCCTTTGGGGGCCTCCCGGTGTGGGAAAAACTACCATTGCCAATATCATTGCCAATGAAGTGAAGGCTCCTTTTTATACGCTTAGTGCCATCAGCTCGGGGGTGAAGGATATTCGTCAGGTGATCGAGAAGGCGCGTTTTCAACAAGGGGTGGTCTTGTTTATCGATGAGATCCACCGCTTCAATAAGAGCCAGCAAGACGCCCTGTTGGGGGCGGTCGAAAAGGGCCATATTCGTTTGATAGGTGCGACGACCGAAAATCCTTCTTTTGAGGTCAATGCAGCATTGCTTTCCCGTTGCCAGGTGTTTACGCTGAATCATTTGGAAAAGGAGAGTTTGGAGGCCATGGTCCATCAGGCAATGGAAAAGGATCCGCTCATCAAAAGCAAACCCATTGAATTAAAGGAAACCGAGGCCTTGCTGCGCCTATCGGGTGGGGATGGCCGGAAGCTGTTAAACCTATTTGAAATTGTGGTGAATGCCATTCCTGACGATCCGATTGTCATCACCAACGATAAAGTGACCGAGATTGCCCAGCAAAAGGTGGCCATGTACGATAAATCTGGCGAACAGCATTATGACATCATTTCTGCTTTCATCAAGTCCATCAGGGGCTCTGATCCCAATGCGGCAGTTTACTGGCTGGCACGGATGATCGAAGGGGGAGAAGATGTGAAATTTATTGCCAGGAGATTGGTGATTTTGGCATCTGAAGACATTGGAAATGCCAATCCCAACGCCCTTCTGCTGGCCACGCAGTGTTTTGATGCGGTAAAGATTATTGGTTATCCAGAAGCCAGGATTATCCTTTCCCAATGTGTGACCTATTTGGCCAGTTCGGCAAAGAGCAATGCCAGTTATGTGGCCATCAATGAAGCCCAGGCCATTGTCCGTCAAGAGGGCGACTTGCCTGTGCCCATTCATTTACGCAATGCCCCTACCAAATTGATGAAGGATTTGAATTATGGGAAGGGGTACAAATATGCCCACGATTACCCCGGGAGTTTTGTAGAGGAGGAGTTTATGCCGGATAAGCTGAAAGGCAAAAAGCTGTACGAACCGGGGGCCAATGCACGGGAGAATGACCTCAGGAAAAACCTGCAGCGCCTCTGGGGTAAAAAATATGGGTATTAA
- a CDS encoding OmpA family protein translates to MKRIIIAMLILLAGRLSTAQQVNYNWRIGVSGGFTNYYGDLSPYPVEGIGDFSNALKLFNYNEHYSKSLSGQVSLERRLTATTGLRVHYGQYHFGMSDRYTSPSGTLDETAPHFERALNFRTSMEDVGIALVLKADNGKLLPEKSFIAPYLTLGGGWMWYDVKGDLLDANDAPYDYSSPTVMTDGTYETDLSTIATESNGDYDTHGLYAALGIGFRIRLSNTLELFAQSTFNHAFTDYLDDVSGKYKQEYANDFEAYAAKPGTNEVNAENPYRGHKNGGKDWFIYHGAGIKLSFGSATSHFRAPQITSSYNTAPPPMAVSSAVQEQPAPNTDSLSQKDNTKAQPLSPGPTVTNNYYSLNWGRPPHLDQLKRHKATLSVDLEIMELQMELDSVHYEGFLVDKKLRELKLDAAQIQSDSTLTEMDKLKALKELEYFQQLEQEKKDLLDREATALQEKIRQLEADKESVGMGWESDSLAHQRYMGSLAQYDPNYPNNGETGTIQMGMMVPQTVPDDSVRTSRALATDSATTAAAPVLPMATMQLAEADDQAEAAESPEPASIAPTVEPEVQYVYLQPSEGTPSTTTVQATVPEASYQEEKQKRSWIPIPIIFGGNKNRDKKKEKRAKKNSEDSSNSPEKTLDSTIPWYEQVSEEDYQKYYLPAAALGMTTAGIFIAANDQTSTEPPVTGPTETVNTPIMTAPPQEASSRVDTVYLKGKDTTKLLASRKEIYFDLNQKTVSDPEKKKLEDLIAFLKENPESSIQLEGFADNTGNIDYNLKLVQERTQAVKDVLIQQYKVDPRRIKTLSGGQILRNPSKKEPNQSDRRVEVSLIFE, encoded by the coding sequence ATGAAACGAATTATAATAGCAATGCTTATCCTTTTGGCCGGTCGTCTTTCGACTGCCCAACAGGTTAACTATAACTGGCGAATCGGGGTCAGTGGTGGCTTTACCAACTACTACGGTGACCTAAGTCCCTACCCCGTGGAAGGGATCGGGGATTTCTCTAATGCCCTGAAACTTTTCAACTATAATGAACACTATTCGAAAAGCCTTTCCGGTCAAGTCTCTCTGGAGCGCAGGCTTACCGCCACCACTGGCCTTAGGGTTCATTACGGCCAGTATCATTTCGGCATGAGTGACCGCTATACGTCACCAAGCGGCACCTTGGACGAAACCGCGCCCCATTTTGAACGCGCATTGAATTTCCGGACTTCGATGGAGGATGTGGGGATTGCACTTGTGCTTAAAGCCGATAACGGCAAGTTGCTACCGGAAAAGTCTTTCATCGCCCCTTACCTTACCTTGGGTGGCGGATGGATGTGGTATGACGTTAAGGGGGACCTCCTCGATGCCAATGATGCCCCTTACGACTACAGCTCTCCTACAGTAATGACAGACGGCACATACGAAACCGATTTATCAACCATCGCCACCGAATCTAATGGCGACTACGATACGCATGGGCTCTATGCCGCCTTGGGCATTGGTTTCAGGATAAGGTTAAGCAACACCCTGGAGCTTTTTGCGCAGAGCACCTTTAACCATGCCTTTACCGATTACTTGGACGATGTCAGTGGAAAATACAAGCAGGAGTATGCCAACGACTTTGAGGCCTATGCTGCCAAACCCGGAACCAATGAAGTCAATGCCGAAAACCCTTACCGCGGCCATAAAAACGGTGGAAAGGACTGGTTCATTTACCATGGCGCGGGCATCAAGCTCAGCTTCGGATCAGCCACGAGCCACTTTAGGGCTCCGCAGATCACTTCGTCATACAACACTGCACCGCCGCCAATGGCCGTTAGCAGCGCCGTTCAGGAGCAACCAGCCCCCAACACGGATTCGCTGAGCCAAAAGGACAACACCAAGGCCCAACCCCTATCGCCAGGACCTACGGTTACCAATAATTATTATTCCCTCAATTGGGGACGGCCTCCCCATTTGGATCAACTAAAACGTCATAAGGCCACTTTATCGGTTGACCTGGAAATAATGGAACTGCAAATGGAACTCGACAGTGTACACTATGAAGGTTTTCTCGTGGATAAAAAGCTTCGTGAACTTAAACTGGATGCAGCCCAGATCCAATCGGACAGTACCTTGACAGAAATGGACAAGCTGAAGGCCCTTAAAGAGCTGGAGTACTTTCAGCAATTGGAACAGGAAAAGAAAGACCTTCTTGACCGGGAAGCAACAGCCCTTCAGGAGAAAATTCGTCAATTGGAAGCCGATAAAGAAAGTGTGGGGATGGGTTGGGAAAGTGATTCCCTAGCCCACCAACGCTACATGGGATCATTGGCCCAATATGATCCAAACTACCCGAATAATGGGGAAACCGGGACCATCCAGATGGGAATGATGGTACCACAGACTGTTCCAGACGACAGTGTACGGACAAGCCGTGCTTTGGCGACCGATTCAGCCACCACCGCAGCTGCTCCTGTTCTCCCTATGGCGACCATGCAGCTGGCAGAGGCAGACGACCAAGCCGAAGCAGCCGAATCCCCGGAACCAGCATCCATCGCCCCAACCGTCGAGCCTGAAGTGCAATACGTCTATCTCCAGCCAAGTGAAGGAACTCCTTCCACGACCACGGTGCAAGCCACCGTTCCTGAGGCGAGCTACCAAGAAGAAAAGCAAAAAAGAAGTTGGATTCCAATCCCCATCATTTTTGGTGGAAATAAAAACAGGGACAAAAAGAAAGAAAAAAGGGCAAAAAAAAACAGCGAAGACAGCTCAAACAGTCCTGAGAAGACATTGGATTCCACCATTCCTTGGTACGAGCAAGTGTCTGAGGAAGATTACCAAAAATATTACCTGCCAGCTGCTGCCTTGGGGATGACCACTGCCGGCATATTCATCGCTGCCAACGACCAAACGTCAACGGAGCCACCTGTAACTGGCCCTACCGAGACGGTCAATACTCCCATCATGACGGCACCTCCACAGGAAGCCAGCAGTCGGGTGGACACGGTTTACCTAAAGGGCAAAGACACCACCAAGCTACTGGCCTCACGGAAGGAAATATACTTTGACTTGAACCAAAAGACTGTCAGTGACCCTGAAAAAAAGAAACTTGAAGACCTGATTGCCTTTCTGAAGGAAAATCCGGAAAGCAGCATCCAATTAGAAGGATTTGCCGACAACACCGGCAACATCGACTATAACCTTAAACTGGTTCAAGAGCGTACACAAGCCGTTAAAGATGTTTTGATCCAGCAATACAAGGTTGATCCCCGTAGAATAAAAACCCTTTCCGGAGGACAAATCCTACGCAATCCTTCGAAGAAGGAACCCAATCAATCAGACAGAAGAGTAGAAGTGTCGCTTATTTTTGAATAG
- a CDS encoding RNA polymerase sigma factor, whose amino-acid sequence MQEDQLITGLRAKDKRTVDYLYEKYSRALFVVISRVIKDHDIAEEVFHDAFVKIIRRIDSYDESKGRLYTWMANVCRNAAIDKTRSKEFSKDSKTNTIDNYVYGLEGTSGTTEAVDGIGVKELITNLNEEQRFVVECIYFKGYTHSEISEEFEIPLGTVKSRIRAALGVLKKNINRI is encoded by the coding sequence TTGCAAGAAGACCAACTCATAACAGGATTACGAGCTAAGGATAAGCGAACTGTGGACTATTTGTACGAAAAATATTCCAGGGCTTTATTTGTTGTTATATCCCGTGTAATCAAAGACCACGACATTGCAGAGGAAGTCTTTCATGATGCTTTTGTGAAAATCATCAGGCGCATTGATAGCTATGATGAATCCAAAGGGAGACTCTACACCTGGATGGCCAACGTCTGCAGGAATGCAGCCATCGACAAGACCCGTTCCAAAGAATTTTCCAAAGACAGTAAGACCAATACGATCGATAACTACGTATATGGTTTGGAAGGAACGTCGGGAACTACAGAAGCTGTAGATGGAATCGGCGTAAAGGAACTCATTACCAATTTAAATGAGGAGCAACGATTCGTGGTTGAATGTATTTATTTTAAAGGCTACACCCATTCCGAGATTTCTGAAGAATTTGAGATTCCACTGGGGACGGTGAAATCCAGGATTCGTGCGGCCTTAGGAGTATTAAAAAAGAATATTAATAGAATTTAG
- the fabG gene encoding 3-oxoacyl-[acyl-carrier-protein] reductase, whose amino-acid sequence MGLLTGKTALITGASKGIGRAIALKYAQEGANVAFTFLSSVEKGQALEKELAEFGVKAKGFRSDASDFKAAEELVNEVVKEFGALDVLINNAGVTRDNLLMRMNEEAWDDVMNINLKSCFNTVKAATRTLMKQKAGSIINITSVVGIKGNAGQANYAASKAGIIGFTKSVALELGSRGIRSNAVAPGFIETEMTEVLDEKTVQGWRDAIPMKRGGQPEEVANACVFLGSDMSSYVSGQVIQVDGAMLT is encoded by the coding sequence ATGGGATTATTAACAGGAAAAACCGCCCTCATAACCGGGGCATCCAAAGGCATCGGCAGGGCAATAGCCCTCAAATATGCTCAGGAAGGTGCCAATGTAGCATTTACTTTTTTGTCCAGTGTAGAGAAAGGACAAGCCTTGGAAAAGGAGCTGGCTGAATTTGGCGTCAAGGCCAAAGGATTTCGATCGGATGCTTCCGACTTTAAGGCTGCTGAAGAGTTGGTCAATGAAGTGGTCAAGGAGTTTGGCGCTTTGGATGTATTGATCAACAACGCCGGGGTCACCCGTGACAACCTGCTGATGCGCATGAACGAAGAAGCGTGGGACGATGTCATGAACATCAACCTCAAATCCTGCTTTAACACCGTAAAAGCTGCCACCAGAACCTTGATGAAGCAAAAAGCAGGATCCATCATCAACATCACTTCGGTGGTCGGCATCAAAGGAAACGCCGGACAGGCCAACTATGCCGCTTCCAAGGCAGGTATCATCGGCTTTACCAAATCCGTGGCCCTTGAGCTGGGTTCCAGAGGCATTCGCAGCAATGCCGTGGCTCCAGGTTTTATCGAAACGGAAATGACCGAAGTATTGGACGAGAAAACTGTCCAAGGCTGGAGAGACGCTATCCCTATGAAGCGGGGCGGCCAACCAGAAGAAGTGGCCAATGCCTGTGTGTTCCTCGGCTCGGATATGAGCTCCTATGTCTCAGGACAGGTCATTCAAGTGGATGGTGCCATGCTGACATAA
- the lpdA gene encoding dihydrolipoyl dehydrogenase, whose protein sequence is MSSTKFDVIVVGSGPGGYVAAIRASQLGLKTAVVEAAELGGICLNWGCIPTKALLKSAQVFEYINHAKDYGITVKDPKADFGGMVKRSRGVADGMSKGIQFLLKKNKIEQLLGWGKVKPGKKVEVEDKDGKKTTYSADNIIIATGARSRELPAIKIDDKKIIGYRKAMTLEKQPKKMVVVGSGAIGVEFAYFYAAIGTEVTVVEFMDRIVPNEDAEVSKALERMYKKAGMNIMTSTEVTSVDTKGSGCKVTVKTKKGEETIDCDVVLSAAGVVANVENCGLEDVGIVVDKGRIKVDEFYKTNMPGYYAIGDVIPGPALAHVASAEGIICVEKIAGHDPEPLDYNNIPGCTYCVPEIASVGYTEEKAKEAGYELKVGKFPFSASGKAKAAGASDGFVKLIFDAKYGELLGAHMIGANVTEMIAEIVAVRKLETTGHELIKTVHPHPTMSEAVMEAAAAAYDEVIHL, encoded by the coding sequence ATGTCTTCAACAAAATTTGATGTTATTGTAGTAGGTAGTGGACCGGGAGGATATGTAGCGGCTATCCGCGCATCCCAACTGGGTCTGAAAACTGCTGTTGTAGAAGCCGCTGAACTGGGCGGTATTTGTTTGAACTGGGGATGTATCCCTACCAAAGCCTTGTTGAAAAGTGCGCAGGTTTTTGAATATATCAACCATGCGAAAGATTACGGGATTACCGTAAAGGATCCAAAGGCCGATTTTGGCGGAATGGTAAAGCGAAGCAGGGGAGTGGCCGATGGCATGAGCAAAGGTATCCAGTTTCTTTTAAAGAAAAACAAGATAGAACAACTCCTTGGCTGGGGCAAAGTGAAGCCGGGCAAGAAAGTAGAGGTTGAAGATAAGGACGGTAAGAAAACCACTTACAGTGCCGACAATATTATCATTGCCACAGGTGCCAGGTCTCGCGAGCTTCCGGCCATCAAGATCGATGACAAGAAGATCATTGGATACCGCAAGGCGATGACGTTGGAGAAGCAGCCGAAGAAAATGGTTGTAGTAGGGTCTGGAGCCATTGGAGTGGAATTTGCCTATTTCTATGCAGCGATTGGTACCGAGGTGACCGTTGTGGAGTTTATGGATCGTATCGTGCCGAATGAGGATGCGGAAGTTTCCAAAGCTTTGGAGCGAATGTACAAAAAGGCAGGCATGAACATCATGACCAGCACCGAGGTGACCTCAGTGGATACAAAAGGGTCTGGCTGTAAGGTAACGGTGAAGACCAAAAAAGGAGAAGAGACGATTGACTGCGATGTGGTCCTTTCTGCAGCGGGCGTGGTAGCCAACGTGGAAAATTGTGGGCTGGAAGATGTAGGAATCGTAGTGGACAAAGGCCGTATCAAAGTAGATGAGTTCTACAAAACCAATATGCCTGGCTATTATGCCATCGGTGATGTGATCCCTGGCCCGGCTTTGGCTCACGTAGCCTCTGCGGAAGGCATTATTTGTGTGGAGAAGATTGCAGGACATGATCCAGAGCCGTTGGATTATAACAATATTCCAGGGTGTACCTATTGCGTGCCGGAGATCGCTTCAGTAGGCTATACTGAGGAGAAAGCCAAAGAGGCAGGTTATGAATTGAAGGTGGGCAAATTCCCATTCTCAGCCTCTGGTAAAGCAAAAGCAGCAGGCGCTTCTGATGGTTTTGTCAAATTAATTTTTGACGCCAAATATGGAGAGCTTTTGGGTGCCCATATGATCGGTGCAAATGTGACCGAGATGATTGCAGAGATCGTGGCGGTCAGGAAGTTAGAGACCACCGGTCATGAGTTGATCAAGACGGTGCATCCTCACCCAACCATGTCAGAAGCCGTGATGGAAGCAGCAGCAGCCGCATATGATGAGGTGATACATTTGTAA
- a CDS encoding glycerophosphodiester phosphodiesterase family protein, whose translation MHQQSLAGLCLLLIILFLGCGGSTDQAVTTDGNYLSFENVAATKAFFNWNADWEPMVSAHRGGSYPGYPENAIQTFDYVLQHTPALIECDISMTMDSVLVMMHDNTVDRTTSGSGAVSALRYEEIKAFDLEDAEGKVTAFNVPTLREVLEWAKGKAVLTLDIKSNVPYELVLEEINATGAEAHVVLITYSLGAAKKLHRMAPELMLSVTLRNDQEWDRFLATGIPVENIIAFTGVTARSAAFNEKLHQHGVCTILGTLGNLDKRAVARGDQLYQEFVNNGADILATDRPIEAANIISKKP comes from the coding sequence ATGCACCAGCAATCTTTGGCAGGGCTTTGCCTGCTGCTCATTATCTTGTTTTTGGGCTGTGGCGGTTCGACGGACCAAGCGGTTACCACCGATGGAAATTACCTTAGTTTTGAGAATGTAGCGGCCACCAAGGCTTTTTTTAATTGGAATGCCGATTGGGAGCCGATGGTCAGTGCCCACCGAGGAGGGAGTTACCCCGGTTACCCTGAAAATGCCATCCAAACATTTGATTATGTACTCCAGCATACACCCGCCTTGATCGAGTGTGATATTTCGATGACCATGGATTCTGTATTGGTCATGATGCATGACAATACAGTGGACAGGACTACTTCTGGTTCGGGTGCGGTAAGTGCGCTTCGTTATGAGGAAATCAAGGCATTTGATTTAGAAGATGCTGAAGGAAAGGTTACGGCATTTAACGTGCCCACGCTCCGGGAAGTATTGGAATGGGCAAAAGGGAAAGCAGTGCTCACCTTGGATATCAAGTCCAATGTGCCCTATGAACTGGTGCTCGAAGAAATCAACGCGACCGGAGCAGAAGCCCATGTTGTCTTGATTACCTACAGTTTGGGAGCGGCAAAAAAGCTGCACCGCATGGCTCCAGAGCTGATGTTGTCGGTAACCTTGAGAAATGACCAAGAGTGGGACAGGTTTTTGGCCACTGGTATTCCCGTCGAAAACATCATAGCCTTTACCGGCGTGACCGCACGCAGTGCTGCATTCAATGAAAAACTCCACCAACATGGCGTGTGCACCATTTTAGGTACTTTGGGCAACTTGGATAAGCGGGCGGTTGCCAGAGGAGACCAGCTGTATCAGGAATTCGTAAACAACGGGGCAGATATCCTGGCCACAGATCGGCCAATCGAAGCTGCCAACATAATTTCAAAGAAACCATGA
- a CDS encoding anti-sigma factor produces the protein MDIQSYIASGKLELFVLGELSDREREEVIELSKKHPEIKRELEEIEDAMFAFDDKTGVKPSEAVKDKIFESLSMDLVEEKETEPEPESVKTRPAAKQVMLQPWKQFAVASSIVAFLAILAAVYFAVMYYDVEERFTALLQERNILSEELDINQARYNSLDEQFETLLSGDYERVPMLGESFELQKDARVDVFWDKSTENVFVSVNQLAALEADQDYQLWAIGDDGPVGIGIVKPGEKLTLQQMEAAASAGAFAITIEPKGGSEAPTLENLVVIGEVV, from the coding sequence GTGGATATTCAGTCTTACATAGCGTCAGGTAAGTTGGAGCTCTTTGTGCTGGGAGAACTCAGTGACAGGGAGCGTGAGGAGGTTATTGAGCTTTCCAAAAAGCATCCCGAAATCAAACGAGAGCTTGAGGAAATCGAGGATGCCATGTTTGCTTTTGATGACAAGACAGGCGTCAAGCCATCCGAAGCAGTAAAGGACAAGATCTTTGAAAGCCTGTCAATGGACTTGGTGGAAGAAAAGGAAACGGAGCCTGAGCCAGAATCCGTGAAGACTCGCCCGGCGGCCAAGCAAGTAATGCTGCAGCCTTGGAAGCAGTTTGCAGTGGCTTCTTCAATTGTGGCCTTTCTGGCCATTCTGGCAGCAGTGTATTTTGCCGTCATGTACTATGACGTGGAAGAGCGGTTTACTGCGCTTTTGCAGGAACGTAATATCCTTTCGGAAGAACTAGACATTAATCAAGCACGCTATAACAGCCTTGACGAGCAGTTTGAAACCTTGCTTTCCGGAGATTATGAGCGCGTTCCGATGCTGGGAGAATCCTTTGAGCTGCAAAAAGATGCCAGAGTGGATGTTTTCTGGGACAAATCTACCGAAAATGTATTCGTCTCTGTAAATCAGCTGGCGGCATTGGAGGCTGATCAGGATTATCAGCTGTGGGCAATCGGTGACGATGGTCCCGTGGGCATAGGGATTGTGAAGCCGGGTGAAAAGCTGACCTTGCAGCAAATGGAAGCAGCAGCAAGTGCCGGAGCCTTTGCCATCACCATCGAGCCAAAAGGCGGAAGTGAGGCACCAACTCTCGAAAACCTTGTGGTGATCGGTGAAGTGGTATAA
- a CDS encoding SPFH domain-containing protein, with translation MEKTTKPISGYVMVLIGLLLFFGAFASIGTGNAILAVIIGIVFIFVIPGFFIVEPNKAVVLLLFGAYKGSVKSNGFFWVNPFMKKQKISLRVRNFENKPMKVNDKIGNPVMIGTIVVWKVEDSYKAFFDVDDYENFVHLQADAAVRKMAGLYPYDNFEDEDAEVTLRSGVEDVNQSLETEISERLEHAGIKVIEARISHLAYASEIASAMLQRQQATAIVAARRRIVDGAVGMVEMALEDLKIKEIIEFDEEKKAAMVSNLMVVLCSDKSASPVLNVGTLHQ, from the coding sequence ATGGAAAAAACAACTAAACCCATTTCCGGATACGTCATGGTATTGATCGGACTTTTGCTATTCTTTGGTGCCTTCGCCTCCATAGGTACCGGGAATGCTATATTGGCGGTCATTATCGGCATAGTGTTTATTTTTGTCATTCCCGGATTCTTTATCGTCGAACCCAACAAAGCCGTAGTATTACTCCTCTTTGGGGCATATAAGGGTTCTGTAAAATCCAATGGTTTCTTTTGGGTAAACCCATTTATGAAGAAACAAAAAATCTCCCTGCGTGTCAGAAACTTCGAAAACAAGCCCATGAAGGTCAACGATAAAATCGGTAATCCCGTTATGATTGGCACCATTGTGGTCTGGAAAGTAGAGGACTCTTACAAAGCCTTTTTCGATGTAGATGATTATGAAAATTTCGTCCACCTACAGGCTGACGCTGCTGTCCGAAAAATGGCCGGACTGTATCCTTACGACAACTTTGAAGACGAGGATGCAGAAGTAACGTTGCGCTCAGGTGTGGAAGACGTCAACCAATCCCTGGAGACGGAAATCAGCGAGCGTCTGGAACATGCGGGCATCAAGGTCATCGAAGCCCGTATCAGCCACTTGGCCTATGCTTCGGAGATTGCCAGTGCCATGCTTCAGCGACAGCAGGCCACGGCGATTGTAGCGGCCAGAAGGCGGATCGTGGACGGTGCTGTAGGCATGGTGGAAATGGCTTTGGAAGATTTAAAGATCAAGGAAATCATCGAATTTGACGAGGAGAAAAAGGCCGCCATGGTCAGCAACCTCATGGTGGTGCTCTGCTCAGACAAGAGCGCCAGTCCAGTCCTCAATGTAGGAACCTTGCACCAATAA